In the genome of Hymenobacter cellulosivorans, one region contains:
- a CDS encoding ATP-binding protein, with protein MLLLFAAGQLLWAQAPVGTASPKNRWRSRPASPQRVRELDSLSYALHDIMPDTARRYGEQAVALAQQLQDQRGLMHSLATLGSCYAVLSDGAHALQLYAESQALARHLGDADGLVRSHTTMAAVHHERSDTASAWQHYRHALRLAGHKGVQPATLLTLYGNLSSLFFHLGQDARALRYTDMALELARRTGNRMNESIYLANLGTYHFYGQRYALAEKLIRQSLALTQQAHQPRYEAGDLALLSMVLLETGRTPEAAALARLSLRQARLGQSKERVLDAYNMLAEVTARQRQYQQAYQWQQHYAALNDSLNNGRRLATLTALQSRYDSEDREKQIQLLTQQAELQQLRNRELWGVITALVLGLLGAGLLYWQLRRSRAALAANNVVLQETTAELRQMAASKDRLYAIVAHDLRGPVTSFVGVTELIGFYLKRKDEEGLQRLPALVRQSAQSLNNLLDNLLNWAVSQTGELAYRPEQLDVAELFAENQQLYQTTAEAKQISLEAVHPAGLTLWADHNMTRTILRNLVGNALKFTPPGGTVQFAAAKAGANVLLTVTDSGRGMPANLVTELLSSGPIQASTTLLGSRTGTGLGLLLCKAFVQRHGGTLDIRSTPDGGTSVLVGLPAARG; from the coding sequence TTGCTGCTCCTGTTTGCTGCTGGTCAACTACTTTGGGCTCAGGCGCCCGTCGGTACGGCTAGCCCGAAGAACCGCTGGCGCAGCCGGCCAGCCTCACCCCAGCGGGTACGAGAGCTTGATTCGCTTAGCTACGCCCTTCACGATATTATGCCCGATACGGCCCGGCGCTACGGCGAGCAGGCCGTGGCTCTGGCCCAGCAGTTGCAGGACCAGCGCGGCCTGATGCACAGCTTAGCCACGCTAGGCAGTTGCTACGCGGTGCTCTCCGACGGAGCCCACGCCCTGCAGCTCTATGCCGAGTCGCAGGCCCTGGCCCGCCACCTGGGCGATGCTGACGGCCTGGTGCGCAGCCATACGACCATGGCCGCCGTGCACCATGAGCGCAGCGACACGGCCAGTGCCTGGCAGCACTACCGCCACGCCCTGCGCCTGGCCGGCCACAAGGGCGTGCAGCCCGCCACGCTCCTGACCCTGTACGGTAACCTGTCGAGCCTGTTTTTCCATCTGGGCCAGGATGCCCGCGCTTTGCGCTACACCGATATGGCCCTGGAACTGGCCCGGCGCACCGGCAACCGGATGAACGAGTCTATCTACCTGGCTAACTTGGGCACTTACCACTTCTATGGGCAGCGTTACGCGCTGGCTGAAAAACTGATCCGCCAGTCTCTGGCCCTGACCCAGCAGGCCCACCAGCCCCGCTACGAGGCCGGCGACTTGGCCTTGCTCAGCATGGTGCTGCTCGAAACCGGACGCACGCCGGAAGCGGCGGCCCTGGCCCGGCTCTCGCTCCGGCAGGCCCGCCTGGGGCAAAGCAAAGAACGGGTTCTGGATGCCTACAATATGCTGGCCGAGGTGACGGCCCGGCAGCGGCAGTACCAACAGGCCTACCAGTGGCAGCAGCACTACGCCGCCCTGAACGACTCGCTCAACAACGGCCGCCGCCTGGCCACGCTCACTGCCCTGCAAAGCCGCTACGACAGCGAAGACCGGGAAAAGCAGATCCAGTTGCTAACCCAGCAGGCCGAGCTCCAGCAGCTGCGCAACCGGGAACTGTGGGGAGTTATTACCGCTCTGGTGCTGGGGTTGCTGGGTGCGGGCCTGCTCTACTGGCAGTTGCGTCGCAGCCGGGCTGCCCTGGCCGCCAACAACGTGGTGCTGCAGGAAACTACCGCCGAACTGCGGCAGATGGCCGCCTCCAAAGACCGGCTCTACGCCATTGTGGCCCACGACCTGCGCGGTCCGGTCACGTCGTTTGTGGGCGTGACCGAGCTGATTGGCTTTTACCTCAAACGCAAAGACGAAGAAGGGCTGCAGCGGCTGCCAGCCCTGGTGCGGCAGTCGGCCCAGAGCCTGAACAACCTGCTCGACAACCTGCTGAATTGGGCCGTGAGCCAGACCGGAGAGCTGGCCTACCGTCCCGAGCAGCTGGATGTGGCCGAGTTGTTCGCCGAGAATCAGCAGCTCTACCAAACCACGGCCGAGGCCAAGCAGATTTCCCTGGAGGCCGTGCATCCGGCCGGCCTCACGCTCTGGGCCGACCACAACATGACCCGGACCATTCTGCGCAACCTGGTGGGCAACGCGCTGAAGTTTACGCCGCCCGGCGGCACCGTGCAGTTTGCAGCAGCCAAGGCCGGAGCCAATGTGCTGCTGACCGTGACAGACTCGGGCCGCGGCATGCCGGCCAACTTGGTAACCGAACTGCTCAGTTCCGGTCCGATTCAGGCCTCGACCACCCTGCTCGGGTCCCGCACGGGCACGGGGCTGGGACTGCTGCTGTGCAAGGCCTTCGTACAACGCCACGGCGGTACGCTCGATATCCGTAGCACACCCGACGGCGGAACCAGCGTGTTGGTCGGGCTGCCAGCGGCCCGGGGTTAG
- a CDS encoding SAM-dependent methyltransferase yields MKGTLYLIPTVLADDTAAQVLPAQVATQVAALSYFLVENARTARRFIKSVAPAQVIESLRISVIDKDSTEAQIQEALKAVVAGQDAGVLSEAGCPGVADPGAEVARLAHKLGIRVVPLVGPSSLLLALMGSGMNGQSFAFHGYLPIERAQRIAAIKALEKQALSQHQTQLFIETPYRNMQMLEDLLTQLQPSTRLCIAANLTAPDELVRTDTVANWKGKLPQIHKQPAVFLIGR; encoded by the coding sequence ATGAAAGGTACCCTCTACCTTATTCCCACCGTGCTGGCCGACGATACGGCGGCCCAGGTACTGCCCGCACAGGTGGCGACGCAGGTAGCTGCTCTGTCGTATTTCCTGGTCGAAAATGCCCGTACGGCCCGGCGCTTTATTAAGAGCGTGGCTCCGGCCCAGGTTATTGAGAGCCTACGCATTTCGGTTATCGACAAGGACTCGACCGAAGCTCAGATTCAGGAGGCGCTGAAGGCCGTGGTGGCCGGGCAGGATGCCGGCGTGCTTTCGGAAGCCGGCTGCCCCGGCGTGGCCGACCCCGGCGCCGAAGTGGCCCGTCTGGCTCATAAGCTCGGTATTCGGGTGGTGCCATTGGTGGGGCCTTCGTCGTTGTTGCTGGCCTTGATGGGCTCTGGAATGAACGGACAGAGCTTTGCCTTCCATGGCTATTTGCCCATCGAGCGGGCCCAGCGCATTGCGGCCATCAAAGCTCTGGAAAAGCAGGCCTTGAGTCAGCACCAGACCCAGCTCTTTATCGAAACGCCCTACCGCAACATGCAAATGCTGGAAGACCTGCTCACCCAGCTCCAGCCTTCCACCCGTCTTTGCATTGCTGCCAACCTCACCGCCCCCGACGAACTGGTGCGCACCGACACGGTAGCCAACTGGAAAGGCAAGCTCCCCCAGATTCATAAGCAGCCCGCCGTTTTCCTGATTGGAAGGTAG
- the feoB gene encoding ferrous iron transport protein B — MARATLISDPTGAAASALTLEALRDVPPRSHRELTRIALIGNPNSGKSSLFNQLTGLNQKVGNFPGVTVDRKTGISQLTPQHRAEIIDLPGTYSLYPKSLDEKVITDLLYDKGSDQYPDFVVITVDASNLRRNLLLFTQLADLGLPAVLALNMMDVAEQHGVQIDIMALQQELGVPIIPMNARKGVGIAALKIVMSRQLGAPTVSFFEPSEDLLPMIRQIRYYFNLHNDYLALHYAHQFRQISFLTADEKAYIAELVEKYDFKPTPRQAQETIDRYARINDILLNTVTVVRTEKNEPYSNKLDKILTHKVWGYLIFFGILFLMFQAVFAWASYPMELIDEGVTWINQLVQTNFDGPLVNLLTEGVLAGLGGVLIFIPQIALLFAFIAVLEETGYMARVTFMMDRIMRKFGLNGKSIVPLISGVACAVPAIMSARTIENWKDRIITIFVTPLMSCSARIPVYTVLIALVVPPQKVLGIFNLQGIALMGLYLLGFFAAIFSAWLLKLILRTQNKSYFIMEFPVYRWPRWKNVGITIVEKVKTFVFQAGKVIVAISVILWVLASYGPGNALEQAETRVRATAAQQRLSAEETDIRIASEKLENSYAGLFGRTLEPAIRPLGFDWKIGIALITSFAAREVFVGTISTIYSVGQDADMRTVQQKLAAEKDDNGQPFFTPARAFSLLVFYVFAMQCMSTLAVVYRETKGWKWPLMQLLYMTGLAYVSSLLVYQLFK, encoded by the coding sequence ATGGCCCGCGCCACTCTCATATCCGACCCCACCGGGGCCGCCGCCTCGGCGCTGACGCTGGAAGCCCTGCGCGACGTACCACCGCGCAGTCACCGCGAGCTGACGCGCATTGCCCTGATTGGTAATCCCAACTCGGGCAAGTCGTCGTTATTTAACCAGCTCACGGGCCTCAACCAGAAAGTCGGCAACTTCCCTGGCGTGACGGTAGACCGCAAGACCGGTATCAGTCAGCTCACGCCCCAGCACCGGGCCGAAATCATTGACCTGCCCGGTACCTACTCGCTGTACCCAAAGAGCCTCGATGAAAAGGTAATCACCGACCTGCTCTACGATAAGGGGTCGGACCAGTACCCGGACTTCGTGGTCATTACCGTTGATGCCTCCAATCTGCGGCGCAACCTGCTGCTGTTCACCCAGCTCGCCGACCTGGGCTTGCCCGCGGTGCTGGCTTTGAACATGATGGACGTAGCCGAGCAGCACGGCGTCCAGATTGATATTATGGCCCTGCAGCAGGAGCTGGGCGTGCCCATCATCCCGATGAATGCCCGCAAGGGCGTGGGCATAGCGGCCCTCAAGATTGTGATGTCGCGGCAGTTGGGTGCCCCCACGGTGAGTTTTTTCGAGCCCAGTGAGGATTTGCTGCCCATGATCCGGCAGATTCGCTACTACTTCAACCTGCACAACGATTACCTGGCCCTGCATTATGCCCACCAGTTTCGGCAGATCAGCTTTCTGACGGCCGATGAGAAGGCCTACATTGCCGAGCTGGTCGAGAAATACGATTTCAAGCCCACGCCCCGGCAGGCCCAGGAAACCATTGACCGGTACGCCCGCATCAATGACATTCTGCTGAACACCGTGACGGTGGTGCGGACCGAGAAAAACGAGCCTTACAGCAACAAGCTCGACAAAATCCTGACCCACAAAGTCTGGGGTTACCTGATTTTCTTCGGCATTCTGTTTTTGATGTTCCAGGCCGTCTTTGCCTGGGCCAGCTACCCGATGGAGCTCATCGACGAGGGCGTGACGTGGATAAACCAGCTGGTACAAACCAATTTCGACGGGCCGCTGGTAAACCTGCTCACCGAAGGCGTACTGGCTGGCCTAGGCGGCGTGCTCATCTTCATTCCGCAGATTGCCCTGCTCTTCGCCTTTATTGCGGTGCTGGAGGAAACCGGCTACATGGCCCGAGTAACCTTCATGATGGACCGGATCATGCGCAAGTTTGGTCTGAACGGTAAAAGCATTGTGCCCCTGATTTCGGGAGTGGCCTGCGCCGTACCAGCCATTATGAGTGCCCGTACCATCGAAAACTGGAAGGACCGGATTATTACCATCTTCGTGACGCCGCTGATGAGCTGCTCAGCCCGGATTCCGGTGTATACTGTGCTGATTGCGTTGGTGGTACCTCCCCAGAAAGTGCTGGGCATCTTCAATCTGCAGGGCATTGCCCTGATGGGGTTATACCTGCTGGGCTTCTTCGCGGCTATTTTCTCGGCCTGGCTGTTAAAGCTGATTCTGCGCACCCAGAACAAGAGCTACTTCATTATGGAGTTTCCGGTGTACCGCTGGCCGCGCTGGAAAAACGTGGGTATTACCATCGTGGAGAAGGTCAAGACCTTCGTATTCCAGGCCGGTAAGGTTATCGTGGCCATTTCCGTGATTCTGTGGGTGCTGGCTTCGTATGGGCCGGGCAATGCCCTAGAGCAGGCCGAAACCCGGGTACGGGCCACAGCCGCTCAGCAGCGGCTCTCGGCCGAGGAAACCGATATCCGCATTGCCTCCGAAAAGCTGGAAAATTCTTACGCCGGTTTGTTTGGCCGCACCCTGGAGCCGGCCATCCGCCCCCTGGGCTTCGACTGGAAAATCGGTATTGCCCTGATTACCTCGTTTGCGGCCCGGGAAGTATTCGTGGGCACTATCTCCACTATTTACAGCGTGGGTCAGGACGCCGACATGCGCACGGTGCAGCAAAAGCTGGCCGCCGAGAAAGACGACAACGGTCAGCCCTTCTTTACCCCGGCCCGGGCGTTTTCGTTGCTCGTTTTCTATGTGTTTGCTATGCAGTGCATGAGTACCCTGGCCGTCGTGTACCGCGAAACGAAAGGCTGGAAATGGCCCCTGATGCAACTGCTCTACATGACGGGCCTGGCCTACGTGTCGTCGTTGCTGGTATACCAACTGTTTAAATAA
- a CDS encoding alpha/beta fold hydrolase has product MQLHFREMGAGNPLVILHGLFGTSDNWQTLAKRWAETHRVIVVDLRNHGRSPQTAEHSYELMSQDVLELFDQLQLEHVTLMGHSMGGKVAMRFALDHPTRLDKLIVLDIAPRLSDMRHQDDILAGLHAVDLTTIESRQQADEALAQHIPQLGVRQFLLKNLYRRDDNSFAWRPNLAALTEHMPAIGAEISSPTPFLKPALFVRGGKSDYVSTEDKLYAIPALFPNSQVETIVDAGHWLHAEKPDEIYALVEAFAKS; this is encoded by the coding sequence ATGCAACTACACTTCCGCGAAATGGGCGCGGGCAATCCGCTCGTTATCCTGCACGGCCTCTTCGGCACTTCCGACAACTGGCAGACCCTGGCCAAGCGCTGGGCCGAAACCCACCGCGTTATCGTCGTCGACCTGCGCAACCACGGCCGCTCCCCCCAGACGGCCGAGCACAGCTACGAGCTGATGAGCCAGGACGTGCTGGAATTGTTCGACCAGCTCCAGCTAGAGCACGTGACCCTGATGGGCCACAGCATGGGCGGCAAGGTGGCCATGCGCTTTGCCCTGGACCACCCCACCCGCCTCGACAAGCTCATTGTGCTTGACATTGCCCCGCGTCTGTCGGACATGCGCCACCAGGACGATATCCTGGCTGGTCTGCACGCCGTGGATCTGACGACGATTGAGTCAAGGCAGCAGGCTGATGAGGCCTTAGCTCAGCACATCCCGCAGCTGGGCGTGCGGCAGTTTCTGCTCAAAAACCTGTACCGCCGCGACGACAACTCCTTTGCCTGGCGCCCCAACCTGGCTGCCCTGACGGAGCATATGCCGGCCATCGGCGCCGAAATCAGCAGCCCGACGCCTTTCCTGAAGCCAGCCCTTTTCGTGCGCGGCGGCAAGTCGGACTACGTAAGCACCGAAGACAAGCTCTACGCCATTCCGGCCCTGTTTCCCAACAGCCAGGTTGAAACCATCGTCGATGCCGGCCACTGGCTACACGCCGAAAAGCCCGACGAAATCTACGCCCTGGTCGAGGCCTTTGCTAAAAGCTAG
- a CDS encoding T9SS type A sorting domain-containing protein, with protein MGHARGLRGSNEGRAIAADASGGAYVTGIYRSAGAIFGSTTLPYSKRSYYDTFVAKLTPTGQWQWAQGVAGVAVGHSLALDNAGNLYLGGKFAGIYGAKQATFGTLSLTSPSAVHSVGYLARLNLTITGSRSASQTRSLAQAFPNPFAHQLTVQLLDSQPGLVEIIAHDATGRQWLREQVSLLAGQTTLPLPAAARWPAGVYTLTVRQGSQQQVLKVVRH; from the coding sequence GTGGGCCACGCTCGGGGGCTGCGCGGCTCCAACGAAGGCAGGGCTATTGCCGCCGATGCCAGCGGTGGCGCCTACGTAACCGGAATCTACCGGAGTGCCGGCGCTATTTTTGGTTCCACCACCTTACCCTACAGCAAGCGCAGCTACTACGACACCTTCGTGGCCAAGCTCACACCGACGGGCCAGTGGCAATGGGCCCAGGGCGTGGCTGGCGTAGCTGTGGGTCACAGCCTGGCCCTCGATAATGCGGGCAACCTGTACCTGGGTGGCAAGTTTGCGGGCATTTACGGGGCAAAACAGGCCACCTTCGGCACCCTTTCCCTGACCAGCCCGTCGGCCGTGCATTCAGTAGGATACCTGGCCCGACTGAACCTGACGATTACGGGCAGCCGTTCGGCGAGCCAAACCCGGAGCCTGGCCCAGGCCTTCCCCAACCCTTTTGCTCACCAGCTCACGGTGCAGCTGCTCGATTCCCAGCCAGGTTTGGTAGAGATTATAGCCCACGATGCTACGGGTCGGCAGTGGCTGCGTGAGCAGGTATCCCTACTGGCCGGGCAAACGACTCTGCCCCTGCCAGCGGCGGCCCGGTGGCCAGCCGGCGTGTACACGCTCACCGTGCGCCAAGGCTCGCAGCAGCAAGTACTGAAGGTAGTTCGGCACTAA
- a CDS encoding FeoA family protein: protein MSSRSAQAKTPTPRSVKDLRLGESGTICCLEDPEMALKLLEMGCIPGTQVRLNSRAPLGCPITLVVGDEDYTLSLRVSEAATILLKD from the coding sequence GTGTCCAGCCGTTCCGCCCAAGCCAAGACCCCTACGCCCCGCAGCGTAAAAGACCTGCGTCTGGGCGAAAGCGGCACGATCTGCTGCCTCGAGGACCCCGAAATGGCCCTCAAGCTGCTGGAAATGGGCTGTATTCCCGGCACCCAGGTTCGACTGAACAGCCGGGCTCCGTTGGGCTGCCCCATCACGCTGGTCGTGGGCGACGAGGACTATACGCTCTCGTTGCGGGTCAGTGAGGCGGCCACGATTCTCCTGAAAGACTAG
- a CDS encoding carboxypeptidase-like regulatory domain-containing protein, which translates to MLQRLLTLFAFVLLFPALGFAQDNKISGRIVDQKTKEPIPFASIGLKEEQSGALTNEYGFFQMAMPEKNAQDSLVVLALGYFRKAILVKKGASLQDLIIEVPKRVIEIQGVTVKGGKVKDLSLGSKGSTPGEGMIQGLPGQQYAFFVKNEKGKKLGNVRSVSFYIGENGFPREPFRVRLYKADGNYNSPNTDILTDNVVVSAPKGGEWYTIDLNSYNIPAPEEGFFVAMEWIVSGDKFYTTNFMDSYTPYGQIMRPTFEFKESRTWTYSIGKGWSLITLANNGMRYNAMIKAEVDMIKD; encoded by the coding sequence ATGCTCCAACGCTTACTTACTCTTTTCGCCTTCGTTCTGCTGTTTCCAGCACTAGGCTTCGCCCAAGACAACAAAATCTCGGGGCGCATTGTAGACCAAAAGACTAAAGAGCCGATTCCTTTTGCCTCTATTGGGCTTAAGGAGGAACAAAGCGGCGCTTTAACCAACGAGTATGGCTTCTTCCAGATGGCCATGCCGGAGAAGAACGCCCAGGACTCCCTGGTCGTGCTGGCGCTGGGTTACTTCCGCAAAGCCATCCTGGTGAAGAAAGGCGCTAGCCTACAGGATCTTATCATCGAGGTTCCCAAGCGCGTAATCGAAATCCAGGGAGTTACCGTAAAGGGCGGCAAGGTGAAAGACCTGTCTCTGGGCTCGAAGGGTAGCACGCCCGGCGAGGGAATGATTCAGGGCTTGCCCGGCCAGCAGTACGCCTTCTTCGTGAAAAACGAAAAGGGTAAAAAGCTCGGCAACGTGCGCTCGGTTTCGTTTTACATCGGCGAAAACGGCTTCCCCCGCGAACCGTTCCGCGTGCGCCTTTACAAGGCCGACGGCAACTACAACTCGCCCAACACCGACATCCTGACCGACAACGTCGTGGTTTCGGCTCCTAAAGGCGGCGAGTGGTATACCATCGACCTGAACTCGTACAACATTCCGGCCCCTGAGGAAGGCTTCTTCGTAGCCATGGAGTGGATTGTGAGCGGTGACAAGTTCTACACCACCAACTTCATGGACTCCTACACGCCTTACGGCCAGATCATGCGTCCTACCTTCGAATTCAAGGAAAGCCGCACCTGGACCTACTCCATCGGCAAAGGCTGGAGCCTGATTACCCTGGCCAATAATGGCATGCGCTACAACGCCATGATCAAGGCTGAGGTCGACATGATCAAAGACTAA
- a CDS encoding trypsin-like serine protease yields the protein MKFSWLLPLLLLTVECSGQETVSQKTFPDIALTNQIDFTDPQFDQARFSCGFLLKHHNDTVAVTAKHLLKVIKTKEMNTVSFGNSIKAWSLFSLSNKGNKVVTKALLNENKAELLEDKATYDDDWLVFSLSANHTAVKPLEARSTPLTPGEKLYVVGWTRKMEAGPQRVYEFEYYKTIDHRLLLKDLIVPEQFGGLSGAPVVDEQGLVVGIVSNSTMDPATKKKYFSPCALDGLLAFLETNSKK from the coding sequence ATGAAGTTTTCCTGGCTGCTCCCCCTCCTACTACTGACGGTTGAGTGCTCGGGTCAGGAGACGGTTTCGCAGAAGACCTTCCCCGACATAGCCCTAACCAACCAGATTGATTTCACCGATCCGCAATTTGATCAGGCCCGTTTTAGCTGCGGCTTTCTGCTCAAGCACCACAACGATACGGTGGCCGTTACGGCCAAGCACTTGCTGAAAGTCATCAAGACCAAGGAAATGAACACTGTTTCCTTTGGTAATAGCATCAAGGCTTGGTCCCTCTTTTCCTTGTCGAATAAGGGCAATAAGGTCGTGACGAAGGCTCTACTAAATGAGAACAAAGCAGAGCTTCTGGAAGACAAAGCCACCTACGACGATGACTGGCTGGTGTTTTCGCTTAGCGCCAACCACACTGCCGTCAAGCCCCTGGAAGCCCGCTCTACCCCGCTTACTCCCGGCGAAAAGCTGTACGTGGTGGGCTGGACGCGCAAAATGGAGGCCGGACCCCAACGGGTCTACGAGTTTGAGTACTACAAGACCATCGACCATCGGCTGCTCTTAAAAGACCTCATCGTGCCCGAGCAGTTCGGCGGCCTAAGTGGCGCGCCGGTAGTAGATGAGCAAGGCCTGGTAGTGGGCATTGTATCCAATAGCACCATGGACCCGGCGACGAAAAAGAAGTATTTTTCCCCCTGCGCCCTGGATGGGCTGCTGGCATTTCTGGAAACGAATTCGAAGAAGTAG
- a CDS encoding OmpA family protein → MKKHLLSVVALIALLTACDNLKNPETKDQPQEATQDTAVVYRDGQTAGDAVEGAAAGATDAVGSGWDMAKAKLADVKYPEVNLPDVTVRGNDEYSVYGVEETVLFDTDKAEIKAGASKALEQISASIGQRYATGPVYIMGFADSRGDKNYNRELSEKRANAVKTWLNQNGKIDASRVSIEPMGESQPVASNATAEGRQQNRRVEIAVRTK, encoded by the coding sequence ATGAAAAAGCACCTTCTCTCTGTTGTAGCCCTGATTGCTTTGCTGACGGCCTGCGACAACCTGAAAAACCCCGAAACCAAAGACCAGCCTCAAGAAGCTACCCAAGACACGGCCGTTGTGTACCGCGACGGTCAAACCGCCGGTGATGCCGTAGAAGGTGCTGCCGCCGGCGCTACCGATGCCGTGGGCAGCGGCTGGGATATGGCCAAAGCCAAGCTGGCCGACGTGAAATATCCCGAAGTAAACCTACCCGACGTAACGGTACGCGGCAACGACGAGTACAGCGTTTACGGCGTAGAAGAAACCGTGCTCTTCGATACGGACAAAGCTGAAATCAAGGCTGGGGCCAGCAAGGCTCTGGAGCAAATTTCGGCCTCCATTGGGCAGCGCTACGCCACTGGCCCCGTCTACATCATGGGCTTCGCCGACTCGCGCGGCGACAAAAATTACAACCGGGAGCTGAGCGAGAAGCGCGCCAACGCCGTGAAAACCTGGCTGAACCAGAACGGTAAAATTGACGCTTCCCGCGTGAGCATCGAGCCTATGGGCGAGAGCCAGCCGGTAGCTTCCAACGCCACGGCTGAAGGACGCCAGCAAAATCGCCGCGTCGAAATTGCCGTCCGCACAAAATAA